A section of the Pseudomonas fluorescens genome encodes:
- a CDS encoding carbon-nitrogen hydrolase family protein translates to MSFAVIQMVSQNDVLANLAQARRLLEQAAAGGAQLAVLPENFAAMGRRDVAAIGRAEALGEGPILPWLKLAARDLKLWIVAGTLPLPPLDQPDAKSNACSLLIDAQGQVVARYDKLHLFDVDVADARGRYRESDDYAYGNQVVVADTPVGRLGLTVCYDLRFPELYSELRAAGAELITAPSAFTAVTGAAHWDVLIRARAIETQCYLLAAAQGGVHPGPRETYGHGAIVDPWGRVLAQQDQGEAVLLAERDSSEQASIRARMPVAGHRRFFSQGAQRPASER, encoded by the coding sequence ATGTCTTTTGCGGTAATCCAGATGGTCAGCCAGAACGATGTTCTGGCCAACCTGGCCCAGGCTCGACGCTTGCTGGAGCAGGCGGCAGCAGGGGGCGCACAACTGGCGGTCCTGCCGGAAAATTTTGCCGCCATGGGTCGCCGTGATGTGGCGGCTATTGGTCGTGCGGAAGCGCTGGGCGAGGGGCCGATCCTGCCCTGGTTGAAACTGGCCGCCCGTGACCTCAAGTTATGGATAGTGGCCGGCACATTGCCATTGCCCCCACTGGATCAGCCCGATGCCAAGTCCAACGCCTGCTCGCTGTTGATCGATGCGCAGGGGCAGGTCGTGGCGCGGTACGACAAGCTGCACTTGTTTGACGTGGATGTGGCTGACGCCCGTGGTCGTTATCGTGAATCTGACGACTATGCTTACGGCAACCAGGTGGTGGTGGCCGATACGCCGGTCGGGCGCCTGGGGCTGACAGTCTGTTATGACCTGCGCTTCCCGGAGCTGTACAGCGAATTGCGTGCAGCGGGGGCCGAATTGATTACCGCGCCCTCGGCCTTTACGGCGGTAACCGGCGCTGCGCACTGGGATGTGCTGATTCGGGCCCGAGCCATCGAAACCCAGTGCTATCTGCTGGCGGCCGCACAAGGTGGTGTGCACCCGGGGCCGCGGGAAACCTATGGACATGGGGCGATTGTCGACCCGTGGGGACGTGTACTGGCACAACAGGATCAAGGCGAAGCGGTGTTGTTGGCCGAGCGCGATAGCAGCGAACAAGCGTCGATACGGGCGCGCATGCCGGTGGCAGGCCACCGGCGCTTTTTTTCGCAGGGCGCACAGCGACCTGCTTCAGAACGATGA
- a CDS encoding class II fumarate hydratase: MSNTRIERDSMGELQVPAEALYGAQTQRAVNNFPISHQRMPTQFIRALILAKAAAAKANVDLKQISEGQGKAIVEAAQGLLEGDFMQHFPVDIFQTGSGTSSNMNANEVIATLASRLLGEPVNPNDHVNCGQSSNDIIPTTIHVSAALVLHEQTLPALLHLVEVIERKAVEVHPFIKTGRTHLMDAMPVRMSQVLDGWAQQLKANIGHLQGLLPSLQALAQGGTAVGTGINAHPEFAVRFSQQLSSLTQVQFTPGKNLFALIGSQDTAVAVSGQLKAIAVSLMKIANDLRWMNSGPLAGLGEIELEGLQPGSSIMPGKVNPVIPEATAMVAAQVIGNDSVITVAGQSGNFELNVMLPIIAQNLLGSLELLANSSRLLADKAIASFKVNEPKLKEALSRNPILVTALNPIIGYQKAAEIAKKAYQQGRPVIDVALEHTDLPRSQLEVLLDPEKLTAGGV, translated from the coding sequence ATGAGTAATACCCGTATCGAACGTGACAGCATGGGCGAGTTGCAAGTCCCCGCAGAGGCTTTGTATGGCGCCCAGACTCAGCGTGCGGTGAACAATTTTCCGATCAGCCACCAACGCATGCCGACCCAGTTCATTCGCGCCCTGATCCTGGCCAAGGCTGCGGCCGCCAAGGCCAACGTCGATCTCAAGCAAATCAGCGAAGGCCAGGGCAAGGCTATCGTCGAAGCCGCCCAAGGCTTGTTGGAAGGCGACTTCATGCAGCACTTCCCGGTGGATATCTTCCAGACCGGTTCTGGCACCAGCTCCAACATGAATGCCAACGAAGTGATTGCGACCCTGGCCAGCCGCCTGCTGGGCGAGCCGGTCAACCCCAACGACCATGTCAATTGCGGGCAAAGCAGCAACGACATCATCCCGACCACGATTCACGTCAGCGCTGCACTGGTACTGCATGAGCAGACCTTGCCGGCGCTGCTGCATCTGGTTGAGGTCATCGAGCGCAAGGCGGTAGAAGTCCACCCGTTCATCAAGACCGGGCGCACTCACTTGATGGATGCCATGCCGGTGCGCATGAGTCAGGTCCTCGATGGATGGGCACAGCAACTCAAGGCCAATATCGGTCACCTGCAGGGCTTGCTGCCAAGCCTCCAGGCCCTGGCCCAGGGCGGTACTGCTGTAGGTACCGGGATCAATGCGCATCCTGAGTTTGCTGTGCGTTTCAGTCAGCAACTGAGCAGCCTGACCCAGGTCCAGTTCACGCCGGGCAAGAACCTGTTCGCCTTGATTGGCTCCCAGGACACTGCCGTCGCCGTCTCCGGCCAGTTGAAAGCCATTGCCGTATCGTTGATGAAAATCGCCAACGACCTGCGCTGGATGAACTCCGGTCCACTCGCAGGCCTCGGTGAAATTGAGCTCGAAGGCCTGCAGCCTGGCTCGTCGATCATGCCGGGCAAGGTCAATCCGGTGATTCCAGAGGCTACCGCGATGGTCGCGGCTCAAGTGATCGGCAACGACAGTGTGATCACGGTCGCCGGTCAATCCGGCAACTTCGAGCTGAACGTAATGCTGCCGATCATTGCCCAGAACCTGCTCGGCAGCCTGGAGTTGCTGGCCAATTCGAGCCGTTTGCTGGCGGACAAGGCCATCGCCAGCTTCAAGGTCAACGAACCCAAGCTCAAGGAAGCGCTGTCGCGCAACCCGATTCTGGTCACTGCACTCAACCCGATCATTGGTTACCAAAAGGCCGCTGAAATCGCCAAAAAAGCCTATCAACAAGGCCGCCCGGTGATTGATGTGGCGCTCGAACACACCGACTTGCCCCGCAGCCAACTGGAAGTCCTCCTGGATCCGGAAAAGCTCACGGCAGGTGGCGTGTAA
- a CDS encoding superoxide dismutase, which produces MSYTLPALPYAYDALEPHIDAQTMEIHYTKHHQTYINNLNAAVEGTEFAGWPIEKLVSSVQQLPEKLRAAVINQGGGHANHSLFWAVMSPKGGGKPEGALGQAIDAQLGGFDGFKEAFTKAALTRFGSGWAWLSVTPQKTLVVESSGNQDSPLMSGNTPILGLDVWEHAYYLLYQNRRPEYINAFYSVINWPEVAERYQAALA; this is translated from the coding sequence ATGTCCTACACCTTGCCTGCCTTGCCTTACGCCTACGATGCCCTGGAGCCGCATATCGATGCGCAAACCATGGAGATTCACTACACCAAACACCACCAGACCTATATCAATAACCTCAATGCCGCCGTCGAAGGCACAGAGTTCGCAGGCTGGCCTATCGAGAAACTGGTCTCCAGCGTCCAGCAATTGCCGGAAAAACTCCGTGCTGCGGTGATCAACCAGGGGGGCGGGCATGCCAACCACTCGTTGTTCTGGGCGGTCATGTCGCCCAAGGGGGGCGGTAAGCCTGAGGGCGCCCTGGGTCAGGCGATTGATGCGCAACTGGGTGGTTTTGATGGGTTCAAGGAAGCCTTCACCAAGGCCGCGCTGACCCGCTTCGGCAGTGGTTGGGCCTGGCTGAGTGTGACCCCACAAAAGACCCTGGTGGTCGAAAGCAGTGGCAATCAGGACAGCCCGCTGATGAGCGGCAATACGCCTATCCTCGGTCTGGACGTATGGGAACACGCCTACTACCTGCTGTATCAAAACCGCCGTCCTGAGTACATCAATGCCTTCTACAGTGTTATCAACTGGCCGGAAGTCGCTGAGCGCTACCAGGCTGCACTGGCTTAA
- the tldD gene encoding metalloprotease TldD, producing the protein MSELLSSVSEHLLAPGGVTIESLQTVLGDLAGPGIDAADLYFQGQISESWSLEDGIVKDGSFNLDQGVGVRAQSGEKTGFAYSNAITLEALGLAARAARSISRAGQNGTVQAFSTQDVTQLYGPDNPLEVISRAEKVELLKRVDAATRALDPRIQQVSVSMAGVWERILVASTDGSLAADVRPLVRFNVSVIVEQNGRRERGGHGGGGRTDYRYFLTEDRAMGYAREALRQALVNLEAIPAPAGTLPVVLGSGWSGVLLHEAVGHGLEGDFNRKGSSAYSGRMGEMVASKLCTIVDDGTLAGRRGSLSVDDEGTPTECTTLIENGVLKGYMQDKLNARLMGVARTGNGRRESYAHLPMPRMTNTYMLAGESDPAEIIASVKRGIYCANLGGGQVDITSGKFVFSTSEAYLIEDGKITAPVKGATLIGNGPEAMSKVSMVGNDLALDSGVGMCGKDGQSVPVGVGQPTLKIDAITVGGTGS; encoded by the coding sequence ATGAGCGAGTTGTTGTCCTCAGTCAGTGAACACCTCCTGGCGCCCGGTGGCGTGACCATCGAAAGTCTGCAAACCGTACTGGGCGATCTGGCCGGGCCGGGCATCGATGCCGCAGACCTGTATTTCCAGGGCCAGATCTCCGAGTCATGGTCCCTGGAAGACGGGATCGTCAAGGACGGTAGCTTCAACCTGGACCAAGGGGTGGGTGTGCGTGCGCAGTCCGGTGAAAAGACCGGCTTTGCCTACAGCAATGCGATCACCCTTGAAGCCTTGGGCCTGGCCGCCCGCGCGGCGCGTTCGATTTCCCGTGCCGGGCAGAACGGTACCGTGCAGGCTTTCAGCACCCAGGACGTGACCCAGTTGTATGGCCCGGACAACCCGCTGGAAGTGATCAGCCGCGCTGAAAAAGTCGAGTTGCTCAAGCGTGTGGATGCTGCGACCCGTGCCCTTGATCCACGTATCCAGCAGGTGAGCGTGAGCATGGCCGGGGTCTGGGAGCGCATTCTGGTGGCGTCTACCGATGGCAGCCTGGCGGCGGATGTGCGGCCGTTGGTGCGCTTCAATGTCAGTGTGATCGTCGAGCAGAATGGCCGTCGCGAGCGCGGCGGCCATGGCGGCGGCGGGCGTACGGATTATCGCTATTTCCTCACCGAAGACCGTGCCATGGGCTATGCCCGCGAGGCATTGCGCCAGGCACTGGTCAACCTGGAAGCCATTCCTGCGCCGGCCGGTACGCTGCCGGTGGTGCTTGGCTCGGGCTGGTCCGGTGTATTGCTGCATGAAGCAGTGGGGCATGGTCTGGAGGGTGACTTCAATCGCAAGGGCAGCTCTGCCTACAGCGGGCGCATGGGCGAAATGGTCGCCTCGAAGCTCTGCACCATCGTCGATGACGGCACGTTGGCCGGTCGCCGGGGGTCCCTGAGCGTCGACGATGAAGGCACGCCGACCGAGTGCACCACGCTGATTGAAAACGGCGTGCTCAAGGGCTACATGCAAGACAAGCTCAACGCGCGCCTGATGGGCGTGGCTCGCACCGGCAACGGTCGTCGCGAGTCCTACGCGCATTTGCCGATGCCGCGCATGACCAATACCTACATGCTGGCGGGCGAAAGCGACCCGGCAGAGATCATTGCCTCGGTGAAGCGTGGGATCTACTGTGCCAACCTTGGCGGGGGCCAGGTGGATATCACCAGCGGCAAGTTTGTGTTCTCCACCAGCGAAGCCTATTTGATCGAGGACGGTAAAATCACTGCACCGGTCAAGGGAGCAACCCTGATTGGCAACGGCCCGGAAGCGATGAGCAAGGTGTCGATGGTCGGTAACGACCTGGCGCTGGACAGCGGTGTGGGGATGTGTGGCAAGGATGGGCAGTCGGTACCGGTCGGTGTCGGCCAGCCAACCCTGAAAATTGATGCGATCACCGTGGGTGGCACGGGGTCGTAA
- the yjgA gene encoding ribosome biogenesis factor YjgA yields MVDSYDDSLDGEKSKTQVKRELHALVDLGERLTTLKPDLIAKLPLTDEMRRALADAPKHTANIARKRHIMFIGKLMRDQDTDAILTLLDQLDASTRQYNERFHNLERWRDRLIGGDDAVLEKFVLDYPDADRQQLRSLIRQAQHELAQNKAPATSRKIFKYIRELDETQRGLR; encoded by the coding sequence ATGGTTGATTCTTACGACGACTCCCTCGATGGGGAGAAAAGCAAAACCCAGGTCAAACGCGAGCTGCATGCTCTGGTTGATCTCGGCGAGCGCCTTACAACACTCAAGCCGGACTTGATTGCCAAACTGCCACTGACCGACGAAATGCGCCGGGCCCTGGCGGATGCACCCAAGCACACCGCGAACATTGCGCGTAAACGGCACATCATGTTTATCGGCAAGTTGATGCGCGACCAGGACACTGACGCCATTCTGACCTTGCTCGACCAACTCGATGCCTCTACCCGCCAGTACAACGAACGTTTCCATAACCTGGAACGTTGGCGCGACCGCCTGATCGGCGGTGACGACGCCGTCTTGGAGAAGTTCGTCCTGGACTATCCGGATGCCGACCGCCAGCAACTGCGCTCCCTGATCCGTCAGGCCCAGCACGAACTGGCACAGAACAAGGCGCCGGCCACCAGCCGTAAAATCTTCAAGTACATCCGTGAGCTGGACGAGACTCAACGCGGCCTGCGTTGA
- the pmbA gene encoding metalloprotease PmbA, which translates to MSAAQSVGPQALPALQEQVEQIINEAKRQGASACEVAVSLEQGLSTSVRQREVETVEFNRDQGFGITLYMGQRKGSASTSASGPEAIRETVAAALAIAKHTSEDEASGLADAALMARDLKDFDLYHAWDITPEQAIEKALACEAAAFDTDSRIKNADGTTLSTHQGCRVYGNSHGFIGGYASTRHSLSCVMIAEADGQMQRDYWYDVSRQGELLADPVSIGQRAAQRAASRLGARPVPTCEVPVLFSAELAGGLFGSFLGAISGGNLYRKSSFLEGALGQKLFPEWLTLDERPHLMRAMGSSAFDGDGLATYAKPFVEKGELVSYVLGTYAGRKLGLPSTANSGGVHNLFVTHGDEDQAALLRRMGRGLLVTELMGHGLNMVTGDYSRGAAGFWVENGEIQFAVQEVTIAGNMRDMFRQIVAVGNDLELRSNIRTGSVLIERMTVAGS; encoded by the coding sequence ATGAGTGCAGCCCAAAGCGTCGGTCCACAAGCATTACCGGCACTGCAGGAACAAGTTGAGCAGATCATCAATGAGGCCAAGCGCCAGGGTGCCAGTGCCTGTGAAGTGGCAGTGTCGCTGGAGCAGGGCCTGTCGACTTCGGTACGTCAGCGGGAAGTGGAAACCGTTGAGTTCAACCGCGACCAGGGTTTTGGCATCACCTTGTATATGGGGCAGCGCAAGGGCTCTGCCAGTACCTCGGCCAGCGGCCCGGAAGCTATACGTGAAACCGTCGCCGCCGCATTGGCGATTGCCAAGCACACCTCTGAAGACGAGGCCTCGGGCTTGGCGGATGCGGCCTTGATGGCGCGGGACCTGAAAGATTTCGATCTGTATCACGCCTGGGATATCACTCCCGAGCAGGCCATCGAAAAGGCCCTGGCCTGCGAAGCCGCAGCGTTTGATACCGACAGCCGGATCAAGAATGCCGATGGCACCACCCTGAGCACCCATCAGGGTTGCCGTGTGTATGGCAACAGCCATGGGTTTATCGGCGGCTACGCGTCGACGCGGCATAGTTTGAGCTGCGTGATGATCGCCGAGGCCGATGGCCAGATGCAGCGTGACTACTGGTATGACGTGAGTCGCCAGGGTGAGCTGTTGGCGGATCCGGTGAGCATTGGCCAACGCGCCGCGCAACGGGCGGCGAGCCGCCTGGGCGCTCGCCCGGTGCCAACTTGCGAAGTGCCGGTGCTGTTTTCGGCGGAGTTGGCGGGTGGTCTGTTCGGCAGCTTCCTGGGGGCGATTTCTGGGGGCAACCTGTACCGCAAATCGTCGTTCCTTGAGGGCGCGTTGGGGCAGAAGTTGTTTCCCGAGTGGCTGACCCTGGATGAGCGCCCGCACCTGATGCGCGCCATGGGCAGTTCGGCCTTTGATGGTGATGGCCTGGCGACCTACGCCAAGCCGTTTGTCGAGAAGGGCGAGTTGGTGTCCTACGTGCTTGGCACCTATGCCGGGCGCAAGCTGGGTTTGCCGAGTACTGCCAACTCCGGTGGCGTGCACAACCTGTTCGTGACCCATGGCGATGAAGACCAGGCGGCGCTGCTGCGGCGCATGGGTCGTGGCTTGCTGGTGACCGAGTTGATGGGCCATGGCTTGAACATGGTGACTGGCGACTATTCCCGTGGTGCGGCGGGGTTCTGGGTGGAGAATGGCGAGATTCAGTTCGCCGTCCAGGAAGTGACCATCGCCGGCAATATGCGCGATATGTTCAGGCAGATCGTTGCCGTGGGTAACGATCTGGAACTGCGCAGCAATATTCGCACTGGCTCGGTGTTGATCGAGCGCATGACCGTCGCCGGCAGCTAA